The Punica granatum isolate Tunisia-2019 chromosome 4, ASM765513v2, whole genome shotgun sequence genome has a window encoding:
- the LOC116204934 gene encoding uncharacterized protein LOC116204934 isoform X3 gives MAPKGEGVVEWTEALENAFITILLEKFTRTHTTYWKARDWEQMTKELEEQFPGTSLDANKLRQKLRRLRIQYTQFTELIAHTGVGWDETTNTVKKNSGFKTFQNRGCKHYTSLKELFRSKTATGALRISSTDPPKSPETYARMDEEFLQAASSRGKEPINLEEGSGDSDDPVHEVTEPVVTGSRRRVRKRSSTTGSRLQECLDMLKCNISNRDKDIHCTPPETKKSKSVTSPDKPAKGSIEEAMDVLNKMRPSMSIKEYLVASDRLSREEHTRRMFMCLLDDTRLPWVCSLLDP, from the exons ATGGCCCCCAAGGGTGAAGGCGTAGTTGAGTGGACTGAAGCGCTGGAGAACGCTTTCATTACCATCTTGCTGGAGAAGTTCACAAGGACGCATACAACATATTGGAAAGCCAGGGACTGGGAACAAATGACTAAGGAGCTGGAAGAGCAATTTCCAGGCACTAGTCTCGACGCCAACAAGTTGCGGCAAAAACTACGCAGACTGAGAATCCAATACACGCAGTTCACCGAGCTGATTGCGCACACTGGAGTCGGCTGGGATGAGACAACCAATACCGTAAAG AAGAACAGCGGCTTCAAGACTTTTCAGAACAGAGGTTGCAAGCATTACACATCATTAAAAGAGTTGTTCAGGTCTAAGACAGCAACAGGTGCATTACGAATTTCATCCACCGACCCACCAAAGAGCCCAGAAACATATGCACGCATGGATGAGGAGTTCCTACAAGCCGCGTCAAGCCGTGGGAAAGAACCGATCAATCTTGAAGAGGGATCCGGCGATAGTGATGACCCCGTTCATGAGGTTACCGAACCAGTAGTTACTGGGTCCCGTCGTCGTGTGCGCAAAAGGAGTTCGACCACCGGGTCGCGGTTGCAGGAGTGCCTTGACATGTTGAAGTGCAATATCAGCAATAGGGACAAGGACATACATTGTACCCCTCCTGAAACGAAGAAAAGCAAATCCGTGACGAGCCCCGACAAACCAGCGAAGGGCAGCATCGAGGAGGCGATGGATGTGCTCAATAAAATGCGTCCATCCATGTCCATAAAAGAGTATCTCGTTGCTAGTGATCGACTTTCAAGGGAGGAGCACACACGGCGTATGTTCATGTGCCTTCTCGATGATACAAGGTTGCCATGGGTTTGTAGCCTGCTTGACCCTTGA
- the LOC116204934 gene encoding uncharacterized protein LOC116204934 isoform X2 has protein sequence MAPKGEGVVEWTEALENAFITILLEKFTRTHTTYWKARDWEQMTKELEEQFPGTSLDANKLRQKLRRLRIQYTQFTELIAHTGVGWDETTNTVKVNADVWDKFIKKNSGFKTFQNRGCKHYTSLKELFRSKTATGALRISSTDPPKSPETYARMDEEFLQAASSRGKEPINLEEGSGDSDDPVHEVTEPVVTGSRRRVRKRSSTTGSRLQECLDMLKCNISNRDKDIHCTPPETKKSKSVTSPDKPAKGSIEEAMDVLNKMRPSMSIKEYLVASDRLSREEHTRRMFMCLLDDTRLPWVCSLLDP, from the exons ATGGCCCCCAAGGGTGAAGGCGTAGTTGAGTGGACTGAAGCGCTGGAGAACGCTTTCATTACCATCTTGCTGGAGAAGTTCACAAGGACGCATACAACATATTGGAAAGCCAGGGACTGGGAACAAATGACTAAGGAGCTGGAAGAGCAATTTCCAGGCACTAGTCTCGACGCCAACAAGTTGCGGCAAAAACTACGCAGACTGAGAATCCAATACACGCAGTTCACCGAGCTGATTGCGCACACTGGAGTCGGCTGGGATGAGACAACCAATACCGTAAAGGTAAATGCTGATGTCTGGGATAAGTTTATTAAG AAGAACAGCGGCTTCAAGACTTTTCAGAACAGAGGTTGCAAGCATTACACATCATTAAAAGAGTTGTTCAGGTCTAAGACAGCAACAGGTGCATTACGAATTTCATCCACCGACCCACCAAAGAGCCCAGAAACATATGCACGCATGGATGAGGAGTTCCTACAAGCCGCGTCAAGCCGTGGGAAAGAACCGATCAATCTTGAAGAGGGATCCGGCGATAGTGATGACCCCGTTCATGAGGTTACCGAACCAGTAGTTACTGGGTCCCGTCGTCGTGTGCGCAAAAGGAGTTCGACCACCGGGTCGCGGTTGCAGGAGTGCCTTGACATGTTGAAGTGCAATATCAGCAATAGGGACAAGGACATACATTGTACCCCTCCTGAAACGAAGAAAAGCAAATCCGTGACGAGCCCCGACAAACCAGCGAAGGGCAGCATCGAGGAGGCGATGGATGTGCTCAATAAAATGCGTCCATCCATGTCCATAAAAGAGTATCTCGTTGCTAGTGATCGACTTTCAAGGGAGGAGCACACACGGCGTATGTTCATGTGCCTTCTCGATGATACAAGGTTGCCATGGGTTTGTAGCCTGCTTGACCCTTGA
- the LOC116204934 gene encoding protein ALP1-like isoform X1, with protein sequence MSRHGNSRRNDNQSSDAQLMGIYLALEIAAAEEDVPRNIPCRTSRLQGRYYIEKVLGNDTRCYENFRMNPHIFHNLCDTLRANCGIRNSRNGMTVEEMVGMFLLVVAHSTRLAVVAERFQHSKETVSRVIKVIAHGIHSLSPTYIRRRNVAVQPKIQSCRKWYPFFQNCIGAIDGTHVSACVPSSVRGAYRYRNNEITQNVLAACSHDMMFTYVVTGWEGSAHDSRILSDAATLELFPAPYGEQYYVVDAGFPNIPGYLAPYKGQRYHRSDYNDDTPPTTEKELFNQRHASVRNVIERCFGVLKNRFAILRTMSNYGPLRQGQITLACFVFTISFG encoded by the exons ATGTCAAGACACGGGAATTCACGACGAAATGATAACCAATCAAGCGATGCCCAACTTATGGGGATTTATCTAGCGCTGGAGATTGCGGCGGCCGAAGAAGATGTCCCGCGCAACATTCCTTGTCGAACCTCACGTCTACAAGGCAGATATTACATAGAGAAAGTTCTTGGCAATGACACAAGGTGTTACGAGAATTTCAGGATGAACCCTCACATATTTCATAACCTGTGCGATACGCTAAGAGCAAACTGTGGAATCAGAAATAGCAGGAATGGTATGACCGTCGAGGAGATGGTCGGCATGTTCTTATTGGTAGTTGCACATAGTACTCGGTTGGCCGTGGTTGCAGAACGATTTCAACATTCTAAGGAGACGGTGTCACGAGTCATCAAGGTAATAGCTCATGGAATTCATTCGTTGTCACCAACGTATATAAGACGGAGGAACGTTGCTGTGCAGCCGAAAATTCAGAGTTGCCGAAAATGGTACCCATTCTTTCAG AATTGCATTGGAGCAATCGATGGGACCCATGTGTCTGCTTGTGTGCCATCATCGGTGAGAGGCGCGTATCGCTATCGGAATAACGAGATTACGCAAAATGTACTCGCCGCTTGTTCGCATGACATGATGTTCACTTATGTCGTCACTGGATGGGAGGGTTCTGCTCATGACTCTCGAATTCTGTCTGATGCCGCTACATTGGAATTATTCCCTGCACCATATGGCG aacaatattatgtagTCGATGCGGGATTCCCTAATATTCCCGGGTATTTGGCTCCTTACAAAGGCCAAAGGTATCACCGCAGTGATTATAATGACGACACGCCACCAACGACGGAGAAAGAATTATTTAATCAACGTCACGCATCCGTTCGTAATGTTATCGAACGGTGTTTTGGGGTGCTGAAGAACAGATTTGCAATACTGCGGACAATGTCAAATTACGGCCCGCTTCGCCAAGGACAAATTACTCTTGCATGCTTCGTGTTCACAATTTCATTCGGCTAA